A stretch of DNA from Lycium ferocissimum isolate CSIRO_LF1 chromosome 4, AGI_CSIRO_Lferr_CH_V1, whole genome shotgun sequence:
CGACTATAAGTAAGTGCTTCCGTATTGTAATTAGACGCATACTCAGAAGTGCTAAACTCCTAGATTTGCTAATTAGCCTTGTGGTTACTAACCGTTAATAAGTAAAGTTACATCTTTGCCATAAATTAAATCTTGTTCCTGGAATTGATACTTGCTTCATTAAGTTCGATCTAGTGCTAACTTCCTTCCTTCTTGTTTTTGAAGTGATTCTAGATTCAGATTATCAATATTGTGAAAAGCACTCTCTGCTAAGACACATCATAGAAACAATAAAACTTGGAAATCTTGCTCGCTAAGTGACATATTTCTGATAGAACTTCTTTATCCCTTCCTTTTTCCAGTGGTGTCAAACATTCACTCTTTTAGCACCATGATGAAGTGTATAGCGGTAAGATCTCGGGGATCAATtttcatttgatgtaatttcATAAGTGAAATATTGCTGAACGATACCAATTCTCTATATAATTTTTTTGCAGCTTGGTGCAGTTGAGTTCCTTCAGAAACCATTATCAGATGATAAACTGAGAAATATATGGCAGCATGTGGTCCACAAGGTTTTTTCACTTAAACTTCACTGGGTTAAATATGTTCTTTTAGACTGTTGAGCTTATTATATGTAGAGGAAAATCTGACTTTTATTTGTCGGAACATAGGCATTTCATTCTGGAGGAAAGAATGACTGTGAGTCTCTTATGCCGGTTAAAGAATCTCTTTCATCCATGCTAGAGCTCCAATCAGTAAAGTGCGAAGCAGATAATGAAAATTCTAATGGAGCTGAACCCTTGACCTCAGTGGTGGAAAACCAAAAAGAATCACCACTGTGCTCCGATAAATATCCAGCTCCTTCAACCCCACAACAGAAACAAGGAGTGAGGTCAGTGGATGATGGTGATTTCCAAGATCATACTACGTTGTCAAATGAACAAGATAGTGGGGCGCATGAAGGGGACACAAAATCTGTCGAAACTACTTGTTGCAATTCTCTTGCTGAGACTACCGGGCAACTACAAGAGGCTATCACAAAAGAGGATCATGATTCTACTGCTGATCAAAAGATGGAGGGTCGTCTTGCTACTTGTTCACAAAGTAATGACTGCCCAGGCAATGACAGTACTCATTCTGCTGACACTAATAAAGCTTCTGGTCTCCATAGTTCAAGTGGGACAAAAGCtaataagaagaaaatgaaggtaAGAAGGAACAAGTGCTGACTAATTCAATGACTGGcaatatttataacatattGAGTTTCCATAACTGCTAGTGTTAAAAGCCGAAATCATCATAGTTTCAACACCGTTGCATTCTGGCCTAAGTTCACCTTTTTCCTGGTTGCATAAGTTCCTTGGCCAATCTTATGTGTGTAGGCCTGAAAAATAAGCTTATAgtatacttgtctaattcttggATAAATTGTTGTTTTTAGCTAATGGATCTTTCTGTAATATGGGAAAGTATGTCAAATGTGCATGTATTTTTACTTAACCTTATGAACACTTAGTCCATTTATATATTCAATCATTATCCATGGAACACAATCTTTGCCATTGTTGCTCCATCATTATCAATTATGGTGGACTCTCACTCTGGACGATTGCTTAAGAGAGAGCAATTTTTCATACCTGTGGACTTTGAGGTGAAATTAAGCTTTCATTTGGTTTTTTTGCTCAACATGCAAAATGGTAGATGAGATTATGTCTTGACCAATAAATAGATGATTTTTGACAATCGTAATAGGTTCTAAATAGAGTTTGCTTGTGCTTTTTAGTATTATGTACGTAACTCAGCATAGATCGAAGAATCTTTTGCATTTTTTGAATCACTGATTTGTGGGAGTAAGTTTTTGTCTCTACTTGGGATCCAGGTAGACTGGACACCTGAACTACACAAGAAATTTGTTAAAGCAGTGGAGCAACTCGGTATAGATCAAGCCATTCCTTCTCGAATACTAGAGCTGATGAAAGTAGAAGGCTTGACGAGACATAATATCGCTAGCCATCTCCAGGTTAGTCGAGTTTTTTTCTGCTTTTTGATAATTATTAGTCTTGTTTCCAATTGAAGTTATTTCAATACGTGAAAAAACAAATGGGAGCATGATACTTAACATCATCCGGCAGTAAATTTAATAAGGATCGTCAACGAACCACCTAAATTGAGTAAAGACATTATAAAGCAAGTTGTGCAAACACGAATAGACTATTATATTGCTCAGCTTAAACAACAACCCTTTTTAATTTCCATTTTCCTGGCAGAAATTCAGGATGCAGCGGAGGCAAATTTTGCCAAAGGAACACGAAAAAAGATGGCCTCGTCCTCAACCTAGAGATTCAGTACAGAGGGGCTATTATCCACATAAACCTGTCATGCCCTTTCCAACATATCATTCTAATCATGCACCCACGGCTGGTCAATTCTATCCTGCCTGGATACCACCAGGCAGTTACCCGAATGGTGCACATATGTGGGGTTCGCCTTATTATCCTGGATGGCAACCGCCTGAGACTTGGCACTGGAATCCTCATCCAGGGGTAATATTTATGTCCTTAGACTAAATTACTCTTCTTTTTAGCTGAAAGAACATACATTAAGTGTTCCACTGAATTCGGAGTtcaaagaattaaaagaatCTGTTATTTGATGATTTGCAGTTGTATGCTGATGTATGGGGTTGCCCCGTTACGCCTCCATCTTTAGGATCATGTCTACCCTACCCTCAAGTAAAATTCATCAGTGCTACTATCTACTTTGAATGTTTATATTCAATTCAGCATTATAAATTCTATGCGAATGCACAATTGGACCATGTTCATTACTGTACATTGGTTGTATAATGCAGAATGCAGCTGGATTTCACAGAGCTGAGGGAATACAGAGTAGATATAGCATATTAGAGAAATCAGTTGATCTTCGTCCGGTAAGTTTGTCCCAGCTAATATATAAGTTCACTTCATCAAATCACttaatttgatatgatttggtGTAAAAATCCGATGCAATTAAAGTATTACCGTGTTAAGCGAATGTGACAAGTGGATGAGTACTTTGCGCATATTCTTCAATATACACCACAAATTAAATTTTGACGTAGTAGTGCTGAATATTTTCACACACTATTATGATATGTggaagttttctttttttcttttgttttttttttattgtccaATTGTCTAAAATGTTATGTGGGGTTTTGCAGGCAGAGGAGGTGATAGATAAAGTAGTGAAGGAAGCAATAAACAAACCATGGTTGCCTCTGCCTTTGGGCTTAACGCCTCCTTCAACGGAGAGTGTTCTCGACGCGCTATCCAAACAAGGCATCTCCACCGTCCCTCCACACATCAACGGTTCTCGTCGCCCCAACTGACACGGCAATTGCCTCTCTGAGTCCCACACATGGAGGCGCATATTTACTAAGCGCGTGGCGATGACTTGACCTGACACAGAACAAAAAAGTAGATCCTATACTGCTCCCATAAGGTCTTGTTCGTGTGCTGTTCCTTTCTGTTGGTGCGGCACAGAATCAGCCACGTGTATGTCTTTGGTTGAATGGCGGaattgtgtgttttttttttttctgtgtaAATATTCTTTTCGAAATATTTGCCAGGTTTTGACTTGACaggaaatttaagaaaatgagtgaaaatcattttcGCTCTTCAagtttgctttaaaaattaaactcctccctcaactttgaacataGTCATTCTCCCCTTTTATCctaattaactttttaaaattttcattttaaccttatattatcaacttgtttttttttaacttttacttctttaaaatcatgatttttttaatctaacaaattttctataaaataaaaatattactttcgagacagaaaaagaaaagtgaaaaatacTAATTTGAGTATATAACTTAATGTTGTTCAACATAAATGAgaggaaaaatatattttttattaataataattaaaattctGATATCTATTTATACTAGTAAATTTAGTAGGTAagaataactttataaatatctTTCAATGCAggtaagaaaaaattattaataaaaataaaggtatattctataacaaattattaaaagattatctatttatattataaatggattttaaattataatttaaaatatttcattaatgaCAACTAAAATTTGTTTATATATTGACAATGGAGAATAAGAGAaaagtgaaatatatatatatatatatatatatatatatatatataatatataatatgtgagtgtgtgtgtgtttgtgtatgtatattaaaatatcaatcataaaaagtaacattagattttgtgataaattcataaaaagattattttacttataatatgaatttaaataaaaatctataaatacctaggttaaaaaaaattatataatataaaaaggtatTATATAGATGAAGGATTGAAAAtgtcaagggtaaaatagacattgcataggataaaggggaaagaatgtctattgtttatacttgtggggggaatttgatttttaaagtaaaattgggggttttcacCCTTAAGAAAATAGAGAAAACTTTTGAATGCTATGGTCTTAAATGAAAGATATGCAAAATATATCGGATTACCTTTTAATCTTGTGTTCTTAAACATGTCACGTGAAAAATTGAAACTAAAGAAttgcaaccaaaaaaaaaaaaaaaattgaaacggatggagTAGTAGATACGGAAGAATAGGTTCACCTTTTCAGCTCGATTTGGGACATTATTGATTTGCTTTTGGTTCGAAATAATGGATTGGGTTAATTTTTGGGAAGTGTTATTGTGGGGCTATATTCTGGGAGTACATCTTTTCAATAAttcggaaaaaagaagaaaaagaacccATCAATTTCGAATTTGGACATTTAGCCATCCCATAAAAAGTAAATACTTTAATTGAGTGCTAAAAAGGCAGGGTGGGTGGGTTCGGATTGAGATGAGAACAAAAGAAGAGTAACTTTGGGGACCAATAGGAATTTTTCTTGACAGACATGATTTGGAGTGCAGCTATCAATTTTTTCCAGGCTGGTTTGGTTTATGTGTAATAGTTCTACGGAAATTATTACACCAAGATTGTTTATGTGGAAATTAATAATGACTGAATTGTTATGCGGCGAATAACGAGaagatttttatgtatgaactACTTACTttaaaaggtaattatgttttaaATAAAGCTTAATTTATTTGTTGCTAATATATGTATGCTTATTTCACATTCTATcccacataaaataatatatcaattcTTGCATTATACATAATGCAATTATTATTTCAGTAGCACTAACCAAACATTGATTGGTTATACAAtgctcattttttttcttatgcaACCAATCAAACACTATAGCATCTCTTGTGACATATCATGATGGAATTAGTTCTTCAAACCTTCGCCTAAACGACCCCTTATTAGTACATAAACAACGGAAGCTTCTAAGTATACACATGTTGGACAACCATCCAAATAGTTtacataacattcacaataatcTTCTGGCGAGTAATAGCTCTCAATTTTGTAGAAAAGACATATAGAAACTTATCAAGTTTGACTCTAATTGtccaaatcaaataattttCACTAAGGGGAAGTGTTTCGTATTCACCTTTAAATAGTTCATTGAAGGAGAAGTGTTTGGTATTCACCTTCAAAGGTTGTGATGGTTGTAAGTATCCCTTCATCGTTAGCAAAAGA
This window harbors:
- the LOC132051944 gene encoding two-component response regulator-like APRR2: MVCTENELLGWKDFPKGLRVLLLDQDQNSASQMRSRLEEMDYMVYTFSNENEALSAISTKLEVFHVAIVEVSPGNSDGSLKFLESAKDLPTIMVSNIHSFSTMMKCIALGAVEFLQKPLSDDKLRNIWQHVVHKAFHSGGKNDCESLMPVKESLSSMLELQSVKCEADNENSNGAEPLTSVVENQKESPLCSDKYPAPSTPQQKQGVRSVDDGDFQDHTTLSNEQDSGAHEGDTKSVETTCCNSLAETTGQLQEAITKEDHDSTADQKMEGRLATCSQSNDCPGNDSTHSADTNKASGLHSSSGTKANKKKMKVDWTPELHKKFVKAVEQLGIDQAIPSRILELMKVEGLTRHNIASHLQKFRMQRRQILPKEHEKRWPRPQPRDSVQRGYYPHKPVMPFPTYHSNHAPTAGQFYPAWIPPGSYPNGAHMWGSPYYPGWQPPETWHWNPHPGLYADVWGCPVTPPSLGSCLPYPQNAAGFHRAEGIQSRYSILEKSVDLRPAEEVIDKVVKEAINKPWLPLPLGLTPPSTESVLDALSKQGISTVPPHINGSRRPN